A window from Oceanidesulfovibrio indonesiensis encodes these proteins:
- a CDS encoding TetR/AcrR family transcriptional regulator: MSVLEADRCRKIAPTHETIRIPMAKIIPITSPRSTRDKLVEATAIVLAREGYLRISLQQVAEKAGVSYGMALRKYGGLRALVRALGESPGFWPPASELLGDDATSLSAMESHAQMAAYFKRCLRALLDRPRTLDILAWEAVERNELTRLMEDSRVHSALEFFEHLTGEVPEEDDLSTVVLILAVAVQQLAVRSRNTRSMGGVDLTSDIGWARVERAIDKLVHGYFALSAPDDSAGGCP, from the coding sequence GTGTCTGTACTCGAAGCGGACCGTTGCCGCAAGATCGCGCCCACCCACGAAACAATCCGTATTCCCATGGCGAAAATAATCCCCATAACCAGCCCCCGCTCCACCAGAGACAAACTCGTGGAGGCCACAGCCATTGTGCTGGCCCGCGAAGGCTACCTCAGGATATCCTTGCAGCAGGTGGCCGAGAAAGCCGGCGTGAGCTACGGCATGGCTCTGCGCAAGTACGGCGGGTTGCGCGCGCTGGTCCGCGCCCTCGGCGAGAGTCCGGGATTCTGGCCGCCGGCGTCCGAGTTGCTCGGCGACGACGCCACGTCCCTGAGCGCCATGGAATCCCACGCGCAGATGGCCGCCTACTTCAAGCGCTGCCTGCGGGCGCTGCTGGACAGGCCCCGCACCCTGGACATCCTGGCCTGGGAAGCCGTGGAGCGCAATGAACTGACCAGGCTCATGGAGGATTCCCGCGTGCACTCTGCGCTGGAGTTTTTCGAGCACCTCACCGGCGAGGTCCCGGAGGAAGACGATCTTTCAACGGTAGTCCTCATCCTGGCCGTGGCCGTGCAGCAACTTGCGGTCCGCTCGCGCAACACCAGAAGCATGGGCGGTGTGGACCTGACCTCGGACATAGGCTGGGCGCGAGTGGAGCGCGCCATCGACAAGCTCGTGCACGGCTACTTCGCACTCAGCGCGCCGGACGATTCCGCCGGAGGCTGCCCCTGA
- a CDS encoding flagellin gives MALSDFEKNFIYDVSSRLLTQDLLNNAYFAGSQVGRSLRDMVLARQPVQPLTNPFDEAITGTLRGDAAAVRRNADNVTEAAALVGTARSGTSQILEALAGMEDIIDKINTGKLDASDAQVQADYNALRDQIIGIYESTDYNGIYMLDSSKWGTEQINSSGQVYIQAYKNGGFNISFHSVDDPVDGNNWNDLQGSELETDLAGQTLLVDRFSGAISTIDDLYKNRQTMLESQADSLESQAVLLDQAVEARRQNTTSLSVENLLINLILRESGSLLDEEG, from the coding sequence ATGGCGCTCAGCGATTTCGAAAAAAACTTCATCTATGACGTTTCCAGCCGTCTGCTCACGCAGGATCTGCTGAACAACGCCTACTTCGCGGGTTCGCAGGTAGGCCGCTCTCTGCGCGACATGGTGCTCGCCAGGCAACCGGTCCAGCCCCTCACCAATCCTTTCGACGAAGCCATCACCGGCACTCTGCGTGGCGACGCCGCTGCCGTTCGCCGGAACGCGGACAACGTGACCGAAGCCGCCGCGCTGGTGGGCACGGCCCGGAGCGGCACCAGCCAGATACTCGAAGCCCTTGCCGGCATGGAAGACATCATCGACAAGATCAACACCGGCAAGCTGGACGCATCCGACGCCCAGGTACAGGCCGATTACAACGCCCTGCGCGACCAGATCATCGGCATCTACGAGAGCACGGACTACAACGGCATCTACATGCTCGATTCCAGCAAGTGGGGCACGGAGCAGATCAACTCAAGCGGCCAGGTCTACATCCAGGCCTACAAGAACGGCGGGTTCAACATCTCGTTCCATTCCGTGGATGATCCCGTGGATGGGAACAACTGGAACGACCTGCAGGGCAGCGAGCTGGAAACGGACCTCGCCGGCCAGACTCTCCTGGTGGACAGGTTCAGCGGAGCGATCTCGACCATCGACGATCTCTACAAGAACCGTCAGACCATGCTGGAATCCCAGGCCGACTCTCTCGAATCCCAGGCAGTGCTCCTGGACCAGGCCGTGGAAGCCAGGCGGCAGAACACGACCTCCCTCTCTGTGGAAAACCTGCTCATCAATCTCATCCTCCGCGAATCCGGCAGTCTGCTCGACGAAGAAGGCTAG
- a CDS encoding FAD-dependent oxidoreductase, with amino-acid sequence MSNVEAMDFGFLRKEPLPPKGRKVAVIGAGPSGLAAAGYLGSQGYQVDVYDKLPQAGGLMTFGIPSHRIPADRIQAGVRQLSHRYGVNFHLKTKICCSAPLHEEEGDHFSCDIRGLGELVEDFDAVIICTGSWRSRKLCIEGEDLPGVFSSLEFLFPIRAARYDTSSVKVPQVKGHDIVVIGAGHSAVDVASSAIHLEAASVTMLYRRTAREAPCGSFEIERLVHSGMTFLAHMTPQRFTGQDTLDGVECVRRTPEGVQETVHVPCRIAVTAIGEIPTPPFAKELGLEKVRKGEVKWLNMTAIENVFVAGDVLTGPSKIGKAIYSGLMAARSLSNWLDLKVLHREDEFTADGGPMMPR; translated from the coding sequence ATGTCCAATGTCGAAGCCATGGACTTCGGCTTTCTGCGCAAGGAGCCCCTGCCCCCCAAAGGTCGCAAGGTGGCCGTCATCGGAGCCGGCCCTTCAGGCCTGGCCGCCGCCGGCTATCTGGGCAGCCAGGGGTATCAGGTGGATGTGTACGACAAGCTTCCCCAGGCCGGCGGGTTGATGACCTTCGGCATACCCAGCCACCGCATTCCCGCGGACCGCATCCAGGCCGGCGTGCGTCAGCTCTCTCACCGCTACGGCGTGAACTTCCACCTGAAGACGAAAATCTGCTGCTCGGCTCCGCTGCACGAGGAGGAAGGCGACCACTTTTCCTGCGACATCCGCGGCCTGGGCGAACTCGTGGAAGACTTCGACGCCGTGATCATCTGCACGGGCTCATGGCGTTCGCGCAAGCTGTGCATCGAGGGCGAGGACCTGCCCGGGGTGTTCTCCAGCCTGGAGTTTCTCTTTCCCATCCGCGCGGCGCGGTACGATACGTCCTCGGTCAAGGTCCCGCAGGTCAAAGGCCACGATATCGTGGTCATCGGCGCGGGGCACTCCGCCGTGGACGTGGCGTCCAGCGCAATCCACCTGGAAGCGGCTTCCGTAACCATGCTCTACCGCCGCACAGCCAGGGAGGCGCCCTGCGGCTCCTTTGAGATCGAGCGCCTCGTGCATAGCGGCATGACATTCCTGGCGCACATGACGCCGCAGCGGTTCACCGGCCAGGACACGCTGGACGGCGTGGAATGCGTGCGCAGGACACCGGAAGGCGTTCAGGAAACGGTACACGTCCCGTGCCGGATCGCCGTGACCGCCATTGGCGAGATTCCCACGCCGCCCTTTGCCAAGGAGCTCGGCCTGGAAAAGGTGCGCAAGGGCGAGGTCAAATGGTTGAACATGACCGCCATCGAGAATGTTTTCGTGGCCGGCGACGTGCTCACCGGCCCTTCCAAGATCGGCAAGGCCATCTACAGCGGACTCATGGCCGCGCGGAGCCTCTCCAACTGGCTGGACCTCAAGGTGCTGCACCGCGAGGACGAGTTCACCGCGGACGGCGGCCCCATGATGCCGAGATGA
- a CDS encoding EF-hand domain-containing protein produces the protein MRTQIFRIALAFMAAATFALAPAAHAGSGKYFAEFEDMDANGDGIVEMDEFTEHFKDNADPAGAFSIIDRDSDGTLDKEEWDSFMKVHGHGGGMKGKGDAHGMENPHGKMGE, from the coding sequence ATGCGCACGCAAATCTTCCGCATCGCACTCGCGTTCATGGCCGCCGCGACTTTCGCCCTCGCTCCCGCGGCCCACGCCGGCAGCGGCAAGTACTTCGCCGAGTTCGAGGACATGGACGCGAACGGTGACGGCATCGTGGAGATGGACGAATTCACCGAGCACTTCAAGGATAACGCCGACCCGGCCGGGGCGTTCTCGATCATCGATCGCGACTCCGACGGCACGTTGGATAAAGAGGAATGGGATTCCTTCATGAAGGTCCATGGTCACGGCGGCGGCATGAAGGGCAAAGGTGACGCCCACGGCATGGAGAACCCGCACGGCAAAATGGGCGAGTAA
- a CDS encoding 4Fe-4S dicluster domain-containing protein — MTDENDSSKPRGKTLFIDYSKCIGCETCEAVCGFINDAPRINMTRTPDGVMVPLYCRHCEKPHCQRVCTKGAVVRDRDDAVVLLTMHCRGCETRQCVQACPYSAVFLSDKGVNVRKCDLCASRRDIGMEPACVAMCPTGAIRYVDRSEVDMLETEESKEALEKVLKHLRPSSHKC, encoded by the coding sequence ATGACGGACGAGAACGACAGCAGCAAGCCCCGGGGCAAGACCCTCTTCATCGACTACTCCAAGTGCATCGGCTGCGAGACGTGCGAGGCGGTCTGCGGTTTCATCAACGATGCTCCGCGCATCAACATGACCCGCACCCCGGACGGCGTGATGGTGCCGCTCTACTGCCGCCACTGCGAGAAGCCTCACTGCCAGCGCGTGTGCACCAAAGGCGCGGTGGTGCGCGATCGCGACGACGCCGTGGTGCTGTTGACCATGCACTGCCGCGGCTGCGAAACCCGTCAGTGCGTGCAGGCCTGTCCGTACAGCGCCGTGTTCCTTTCGGACAAGGGCGTCAACGTGCGAAAGTGCGACCTGTGCGCTTCCCGCCGTGATATCGGCATGGAGCCCGCGTGCGTAGCCATGTGCCCCACCGGCGCAATCCGCTATGTCGACCGCAGCGAAGTCGATATGTTGGAAACCGAGGAATCCAAGGAGGCCCTGGAAAAAGTCCTGAAGCACCTGCGCCCGTCATCCCACAAGTGCTGA
- a CDS encoding histone deacetylase family protein encodes MLLYDPDIAIRFPDYGFQIPDPGDRASRVVRELLESGVVAGTGGGGLSQSTLLEPVTRDDLARVHTADYLDSILSSDPAAALHAVYELFDAHGRPNRYYPDAAILPLPDLVDRARRHVAGTMLALSHVLEHARNDSFCYFLGGGMHHATAHAGRGFCPFNDIVVALRAVRAQGNAKRFWIIDTDAHRGDGTAALCLEDPDAATLSIHMAHGWPLDGPFFEEDGRLHPARIPSDLDIPIPEGGEPHYLPALARGLDMLDAMTRAAWNGAGPDAAIVVAGGDPYEHDELPSASPLRLTLEQLRKRDVLVHSYLAQRSIPQAWIMAGGYGARAHEPVTQFLRYAASHGLT; translated from the coding sequence ATGCTGCTCTACGATCCAGACATTGCAATCCGCTTTCCCGACTATGGCTTTCAGATCCCGGATCCTGGCGACCGCGCCTCCCGCGTGGTTCGAGAACTGCTGGAATCCGGCGTCGTCGCTGGAACTGGCGGTGGCGGCCTGTCGCAATCCACGCTCCTGGAGCCGGTGACTCGCGATGACCTCGCACGGGTCCACACCGCCGACTATCTGGACAGCATCCTTTCTTCCGATCCCGCTGCGGCGCTGCATGCTGTGTACGAGCTTTTCGACGCCCATGGTCGACCCAACCGGTACTACCCGGACGCTGCAATCCTGCCACTGCCCGATCTGGTGGATCGCGCACGACGGCACGTGGCCGGCACCATGCTCGCTCTGTCCCATGTCCTTGAACATGCCCGCAACGACAGCTTCTGCTACTTCCTCGGCGGCGGCATGCACCACGCCACGGCTCACGCAGGCAGGGGGTTCTGCCCGTTCAACGACATCGTGGTCGCGCTGCGCGCAGTCCGCGCCCAGGGCAACGCCAAACGATTCTGGATCATCGACACGGACGCCCACCGCGGGGACGGAACCGCCGCGCTCTGCCTGGAGGACCCGGACGCAGCCACCCTTTCCATCCACATGGCGCACGGCTGGCCGCTGGACGGCCCGTTTTTCGAGGAGGACGGCCGGCTGCACCCTGCGCGGATTCCGTCCGACCTGGACATTCCCATCCCGGAAGGCGGCGAGCCCCACTACCTGCCGGCCCTGGCGCGCGGCCTGGACATGCTGGACGCCATGACCCGCGCCGCATGGAACGGCGCTGGTCCGGACGCAGCCATCGTAGTGGCCGGCGGCGATCCGTACGAGCATGACGAGCTGCCGAGCGCCTCTCCCTTGCGGCTCACCCTGGAGCAGCTGCGCAAACGCGACGTGCTCGTGCACAGCTATCTGGCGCAACGCTCCATCCCCCAGGCCTGGATCATGGCCGGAGGTTATGGCGCACGCGCCCACGAGCCCGTTACGCAGTTTCTGCGCTACGCGGCATCGCACGGACTGACCTGA